From Gimesia panareensis, the proteins below share one genomic window:
- a CDS encoding nucleoside hydrolase codes for MSFKQIYGIVLALLLISGSAVAREPVRVIFDTDISGDVDDVLALAMLHTLSDRGECDLLAVTISKINPLTGPFTDAVNTFYGRGEIPIGVTRDAQRRESRYLKLVNEKEEAKWRYPHDVLSNEDLPDAVTVLRKTLMSQPDHSVVLIQVGLAANLADLVESGADEISPLSGAELVRQKVRLVSVMAGAFEPIDGNRHFLEANIRNGIKSMQRFVRQWPREVPVIWSGFEIGIAVRYPRESIARDFGYRKHHIVREAYLLHSGPEHDRPSWDLTSVLYAVRPEDGYFTLSEPGRVTVEDDGFLKFQPVELGRDRYLKMNQEQMIRVREALRDLVSQPPAQCRQ; via the coding sequence ATGAGTTTCAAACAGATTTATGGAATTGTGCTGGCTCTACTGCTGATCTCCGGCAGCGCTGTTGCCAGAGAACCGGTGCGAGTGATTTTCGATACTGACATCTCCGGGGATGTGGATGATGTACTCGCACTGGCCATGCTGCATACCCTGTCTGATCGGGGAGAATGTGATCTGCTGGCTGTCACCATTTCCAAGATCAACCCGTTAACGGGACCGTTTACCGATGCTGTGAATACGTTTTATGGCCGTGGTGAGATTCCGATCGGGGTGACACGGGATGCCCAGCGTCGTGAGAGTCGCTATCTGAAACTGGTGAATGAAAAAGAGGAAGCGAAATGGCGCTATCCGCATGATGTGCTTTCCAACGAGGATTTACCGGACGCGGTGACCGTATTGCGTAAAACACTGATGTCGCAGCCCGATCATTCTGTGGTGCTGATCCAGGTTGGGCTGGCAGCAAATCTCGCCGATCTGGTGGAATCGGGGGCGGATGAGATCAGCCCTTTGAGTGGTGCGGAACTGGTCCGGCAGAAGGTTCGCCTGGTTTCCGTAATGGCCGGGGCGTTTGAACCGATCGACGGAAACCGGCATTTCCTGGAAGCGAACATTCGGAACGGAATCAAATCGATGCAGCGGTTTGTCCGACAATGGCCCCGGGAGGTGCCTGTGATCTGGAGCGGGTTTGAAATTGGAATCGCAGTTCGATACCCCCGTGAAAGCATCGCCCGGGACTTTGGTTACCGGAAGCATCATATCGTCCGGGAAGCCTACCTGCTGCACAGTGGTCCTGAGCATGATCGACCCAGCTGGGATCTGACCAGTGTACTGTATGCGGTACGACCGGAGGACGGGTATTTCACACTCTCCGAACCGGGACGGGTGACCGTTGAGGATGACGGTTTTCTGAAATTCCAGCCAGTGGAACTGGGACGGGACCGTTACTTGAAGATGAATCAGGAGCAGATGATCCGCGTTCGCGAAGCATTGCGGGATCTGGTCAGCCAGCCTCCCGCACAATGCCGACAGTGA
- a CDS encoding 3-keto-disaccharide hydrolase produces MNVLQPRTILACLCVLQICSWGCAAEPAIPNQLTKQEQQQGFELLFNGKDLKGWEQSGNWQVQDGVITRSGKGGSLTYGKQPLPDDFELMFEWKVGAGSNSGIYYRPGQYEYQILDNQKHADGKNPRTSAASLYFCMPPSEDATRPVGEWNQGRIYCKGTVIQHWLNGKKVIDFDYTDPRYAWHVALLANRGGRLSDRGAPLFLQDHGDPVWYRSLKLRTIPQEEDVVRTPVKPAHVTDEAMAAEQRKLQRIMESRARQQQKK; encoded by the coding sequence ATGAATGTATTACAGCCGAGAACGATCCTGGCCTGCTTGTGTGTGTTACAAATCTGTTCGTGGGGATGTGCCGCAGAGCCTGCGATTCCGAATCAGTTGACTAAACAGGAACAGCAGCAGGGCTTTGAGCTGCTGTTCAACGGGAAAGACCTCAAAGGCTGGGAGCAGAGCGGAAACTGGCAGGTCCAAGATGGGGTGATAACCCGTTCCGGTAAGGGAGGGAGTCTGACCTATGGCAAGCAGCCTCTGCCGGATGACTTCGAACTGATGTTCGAATGGAAAGTCGGTGCGGGGAGTAACAGCGGTATTTATTATCGTCCGGGGCAATACGAGTATCAGATTCTCGATAATCAGAAGCATGCGGATGGGAAAAATCCCCGCACGAGTGCGGCCTCGCTCTATTTCTGCATGCCTCCCTCAGAAGATGCAACACGTCCGGTGGGCGAGTGGAATCAGGGACGGATTTACTGTAAGGGGACGGTCATTCAACACTGGTTGAATGGCAAAAAGGTGATTGACTTTGATTACACCGATCCCCGTTATGCCTGGCACGTGGCGTTATTAGCCAACCGGGGTGGACGGCTGTCAGACCGGGGAGCTCCATTGTTTCTGCAGGATCATGGGGATCCAGTCTGGTATCGCAGTCTCAAACTGCGTACGATTCCCCAGGAGGAGGATGTGGTTCGCACTCCGGTAAAGCCGGCACATGTTACTGATGAAGCGATGGCTGCTGAGCAGCGCAAGTTGCAGCGGATTATGGAGAGCCGGGCGAGACAGCAGCAGAAAAAGTAG
- a CDS encoding neutral/alkaline non-lysosomal ceramidase N-terminal domain-containing protein: MYRLLLTFTLLFCLPLSVADAADEQLQAGAAKVNINPPKYPVSMVGSFQDRQATSAHDTLHARALVLQSGNTRVAFVVCDICLISREIFDNAKAIASRKTGIPTSHMLTSATHTHTAPAVTRLAQCKPSPEYVQFLTESIAQAIIKAESQLAPAQIAWTVVPEPGEVNNRRWYVKEGGIKPNPFGKTTDKVRMNPPRGSDLLIKPAGPTDPDISILSVQHTDGRPLALLANYSLHYVGGLPPNQVSADYFGEFARQIKQRLGGDETFVGIMSNGSSGDINNINFREPRPRAGVFERITAVAKVIADRTYQAVKSLKYRRDVSIAMEERTLDLGIRKPNADEVKYAKQLLDEAKNPEHLTTNEVYARETLNIDQGPASVNLKLQALRIGDLGIVAIPCEVFAEIGLEIKQKSPLKPTFVIALANGYNGYLPTPEQHLLQGYETWRSSWSYLEVDASVKITEQVLAMLKQLTDK, from the coding sequence ATGTATCGTCTGCTGCTGACGTTCACTTTGTTATTCTGTCTCCCGCTGTCGGTCGCTGATGCAGCCGATGAACAATTGCAGGCAGGGGCGGCAAAGGTGAATATCAATCCACCGAAGTACCCGGTTTCCATGGTGGGGAGCTTTCAGGACCGGCAGGCGACCTCGGCGCACGACACCTTGCACGCGCGGGCGCTGGTGTTACAGAGCGGTAATACGAGAGTGGCGTTTGTGGTCTGTGATATCTGTCTGATTTCACGGGAAATTTTTGATAATGCGAAAGCAATCGCTTCGCGGAAAACCGGGATTCCCACCAGTCACATGCTGACCTCTGCGACGCATACGCACACCGCTCCCGCGGTGACACGGCTGGCACAATGCAAACCGAGCCCTGAATATGTGCAGTTTCTGACAGAGAGTATTGCGCAGGCGATCATCAAAGCCGAGTCACAACTGGCCCCAGCTCAGATTGCCTGGACGGTGGTGCCGGAACCGGGGGAGGTCAACAATCGACGCTGGTATGTGAAAGAGGGAGGGATCAAGCCCAATCCGTTCGGGAAGACGACCGACAAGGTGCGTATGAATCCACCCCGGGGGAGTGACCTGTTGATCAAACCGGCTGGTCCCACGGATCCGGACATCTCCATTCTGTCAGTACAGCACACCGACGGGCGACCGCTGGCGCTGCTGGCGAATTACTCACTGCATTACGTGGGAGGACTGCCGCCGAACCAGGTCTCTGCCGACTATTTCGGCGAGTTCGCACGACAGATCAAACAGCGACTGGGGGGCGATGAGACATTTGTGGGGATCATGTCCAACGGTTCCAGTGGCGATATCAATAACATTAATTTCAGAGAACCTCGTCCGCGGGCGGGGGTGTTTGAACGCATTACTGCGGTCGCGAAAGTGATTGCAGACCGGACTTACCAGGCGGTCAAGTCGTTGAAGTACCGCAGAGATGTCTCGATCGCGATGGAAGAACGCACGCTGGATCTGGGGATCCGCAAGCCGAACGCGGACGAAGTCAAATATGCGAAACAGCTGCTGGACGAGGCAAAGAATCCAGAGCATCTGACGACTAATGAAGTCTATGCCCGCGAGACATTGAACATTGATCAGGGACCGGCCAGCGTGAATCTGAAGCTGCAGGCTTTACGGATCGGCGACCTGGGGATCGTGGCCATTCCCTGTGAAGTGTTTGCGGAGATCGGTCTGGAGATCAAACAGAAAAGTCCACTGAAGCCGACTTTTGTGATTGCGCTGGCCAACGGCTATAACGGTTACCTGCCGACACCGGAACAACATCTGCTGCAGGGATACGAGACCTGGCGATCCAGCTGGAGTTATCTGGAGGTGGATGCGTCAGTGAAAATCACAGAGCAGGTGCTGGCAATGTTAAAACAATTGACTGACAAATGA
- a CDS encoding sulfatase-like hydrolase/transferase, producing the protein MLKSILTLFTFLCLFPALAVAEKKSERPNIVLIMADDLGYGDLSCYGSQNCQTPHLDKLAQRGMKFTDFHSSGAVCSPTRAGLLTGRYQQRAGIDGVVYADPKKNRHHGLQKTEVTLGQCLLDAGYRTGMFGKWHLGYQRQYNPTFRGFQQFVGYVSGNVDYFAHLDQTGVFDWWHGPELNREEQGYSTHLITDHAVKFIREQHEQPFLVYIAHEAVHYPYQGPHDKPMRKEGGGEIKAAKRQDIANAYREMNTEMDQGIGKVVSVLEELNLTDNTFIFFLSDNGANNKGSNGALRGFKGSVWEGGHRVPAIACWPGQIPSGTVCDQTVISIDVMPTILELARARVPAGHQLDGVSLAGLLTEKKQLQPRNVFWDYNGRSAVRQGPWKLVLNQERKTPVALFNLKSDLSESQNLAEEQSQRVTKMQAAFKAWKKDVTQSATPQPDK; encoded by the coding sequence TTGCTCAAATCGATACTGACCCTGTTTACGTTTCTGTGTCTGTTTCCTGCTCTGGCTGTGGCTGAGAAAAAATCAGAGCGTCCCAATATCGTACTGATCATGGCCGACGATCTGGGATATGGCGACCTGAGCTGTTACGGCAGCCAGAATTGTCAGACACCCCACCTCGATAAACTGGCGCAGCGCGGCATGAAGTTTACCGACTTCCATTCCAGCGGCGCCGTCTGCAGTCCGACACGGGCGGGGCTGTTGACCGGACGTTACCAGCAGCGGGCGGGCATCGATGGTGTCGTTTACGCCGACCCGAAAAAGAATCGGCATCATGGTCTGCAGAAGACCGAAGTCACACTGGGACAATGTCTGCTGGACGCAGGCTATCGGACGGGGATGTTCGGCAAATGGCATCTGGGCTATCAACGGCAATACAATCCGACCTTTCGCGGCTTTCAGCAGTTTGTGGGGTATGTCAGCGGGAACGTAGACTATTTCGCGCACCTCGATCAAACCGGCGTATTCGACTGGTGGCATGGTCCAGAACTCAACCGGGAGGAGCAGGGGTATTCCACACATCTGATTACTGATCACGCTGTCAAGTTTATTCGTGAGCAGCACGAGCAGCCTTTCTTAGTTTATATTGCGCACGAAGCGGTGCACTATCCCTACCAGGGGCCGCATGACAAACCGATGCGGAAAGAGGGGGGCGGTGAGATCAAAGCTGCCAAGCGTCAGGATATCGCGAATGCCTATCGGGAAATGAATACCGAAATGGACCAGGGCATTGGCAAAGTCGTTTCGGTACTCGAAGAACTGAACCTGACCGACAATACATTTATCTTCTTCCTGTCGGATAATGGGGCTAACAATAAAGGTTCCAATGGTGCGTTGCGCGGCTTTAAAGGGAGTGTCTGGGAGGGCGGCCATCGCGTGCCGGCCATCGCCTGCTGGCCGGGGCAGATCCCATCAGGAACGGTCTGTGATCAGACGGTAATCAGCATTGATGTCATGCCGACGATTCTGGAACTGGCACGAGCCCGCGTTCCCGCAGGTCATCAGCTGGACGGCGTCAGCCTGGCTGGGTTATTAACTGAGAAAAAACAACTGCAGCCGCGAAATGTTTTCTGGGATTACAATGGTCGCTCTGCAGTCCGCCAGGGACCATGGAAACTGGTGTTGAATCAGGAACGCAAAACACCGGTGGCGCTGTTCAACCTCAAATCAGATCTGTCAGAATCACAAAATCTGGCTGAAGAACAGTCTCAGCGTGTTACCAAAATGCAGGCCGCTTTTAAAGCCTGGAAGAAAGATGTCACACAGTCCGCGACGCCTCAACCGGACAAATAA
- a CDS encoding DUF1501 domain-containing protein: MKHQKQIKRRDVLQAGFLGGLGLSLPDFLKLSAAQAETSDRKKSSADAVLFLNLAGGVSHLDTLDMKPEAPAETQGEFKSIETCVPGHQVCEYLPKYAKVADQFTLLRGISHSAGAHPQGQSWISTGNRPVPALIYPSLGSVITKEIPSRPDLPGYVAIPKTEWNAGYMGDAYAPFKTNTVPRPGQPFQVRGISLPEGLTLEKVNQRQQLLNKLDRRFKGEQTESQLLDALDQFGSQAYHMITSKRARAAFDVEQESPKLRQLFAADEFSQSVFLGCRLIEYGVPFVTVTYQGWDTHTENFAGHRRLLPPLDAGMTAGLEMLKQKGLWERTLVVIMGEFGRTPKINENAGRDHYPRVNWCLMTGGGVKPGQFIGGTTKAGDAPDDQTEIKPDDIAATIYHSLGIDPLKEYYTNTGRPTMLVPHGRVMHELFA; the protein is encoded by the coding sequence ATGAAACATCAAAAACAGATCAAGCGACGTGATGTCTTACAGGCAGGGTTCCTGGGAGGACTGGGCCTTTCTTTGCCCGACTTCCTTAAACTGTCAGCCGCCCAGGCGGAAACGTCCGACCGTAAGAAATCGTCAGCGGATGCAGTGCTGTTTCTGAACCTGGCGGGAGGGGTGTCGCATCTGGATACGCTGGACATGAAACCGGAAGCACCGGCAGAAACCCAGGGCGAGTTCAAGTCGATTGAAACCTGCGTCCCGGGGCATCAGGTCTGTGAGTATCTGCCGAAATACGCGAAAGTGGCTGATCAATTCACGTTGCTGCGCGGTATTTCCCATTCCGCGGGGGCGCATCCCCAGGGGCAGTCCTGGATTTCGACCGGAAATCGTCCTGTGCCTGCGTTGATCTATCCTTCGCTCGGTTCCGTGATCACGAAAGAGATTCCCAGCCGCCCCGATTTGCCCGGCTATGTCGCAATTCCCAAGACGGAGTGGAACGCCGGTTACATGGGAGATGCTTATGCACCCTTTAAAACGAATACCGTTCCCCGACCGGGCCAGCCCTTTCAGGTGCGGGGAATCTCACTGCCCGAGGGACTGACACTGGAGAAAGTCAATCAGCGGCAGCAACTGCTCAACAAACTGGACCGTCGGTTTAAAGGGGAACAGACCGAGAGCCAGTTGCTGGATGCGCTGGATCAGTTTGGTTCCCAGGCCTATCATATGATTACTTCGAAACGGGCCCGGGCCGCGTTTGACGTTGAGCAGGAATCACCAAAGCTTCGTCAACTGTTTGCCGCGGATGAATTCAGCCAGTCAGTCTTTCTGGGCTGTCGCCTGATTGAGTATGGGGTGCCTTTCGTAACCGTGACCTACCAGGGGTGGGACACACACACCGAAAACTTTGCCGGGCATCGTCGTCTGCTGCCTCCGCTGGATGCGGGGATGACTGCAGGGCTGGAGATGCTCAAACAGAAGGGGCTCTGGGAGCGGACGCTGGTGGTGATCATGGGCGAATTCGGACGGACTCCCAAGATCAACGAAAATGCGGGCCGCGATCACTATCCGCGGGTGAACTGGTGTCTGATGACTGGAGGAGGCGTGAAGCCGGGACAGTTTATCGGCGGCACTACGAAAGCCGGTGATGCGCCGGATGACCAGACCGAGATCAAACCGGATGACATCGCCGCTACCATCTATCATTCACTGGGCATCGATCCCCTGAAAGAGTATTACACCAACACAGGACGGCCCACGATGCTGGTGCCCCATGGTCGGGTTATGCACGAACTGTTTGCCTGA
- a CDS encoding DUF1549 domain-containing protein has translation MHVRRQIVSLWFLMLLLFPLQVGAAETEAPLVAQTPEALAIKGLRGFYTNLQQNKDGTVRLVRLSKPHVTPEKVAHLAQFHQLDYLALVCPQLGDEVLPHIQNLTNLDTLLLSESRVTDAGLKNLKKLSRLERLYLDQTQITDEGLQQLSQLQQLKVLSLRNTKITDQGLAHLTGLKQLEVLLLSGTQVSDAGFASLSELQQLKTLYLARTQVTGTRLSELQLPALEHLCLNRCPLVPTAADSLAKLTSLKGLEVYHTGLNSQALSVLRKQLAKTNVFADEESAAATLAALNDLQQQTTVAEQPVLAPIRERIKAGEKLVPDFQQHVIPLLGRLGCNSRNCHGSFQGRGGFQLSMFGYDFKLDHDNLLERINKEKPKDSLVLNKPTSEDEHEGGLRLPPGGWEQQLLHDWIAAGAASVSADGPRFVRLDVTPRQIVFKKKGESAALKAIAVWSDGTREDVTCLTRFESKDDSVAEVTPEGLIQAKAPGDTYVISYYDNGIFSTQVLQPVREYQPGEYPEVSTPTVVDRHVLAKLQKLGIQPSGLCTDEEFLRRVSLDMTGTLPTPDEIRDFLKDPSTEKRSQKIEELLARPGYVAWWSLKLSDLTGSNAGYLGGTEMAQPVAGQWNAWIRRRVEDNVGWDKIVAGIILGTSRLPGQTFEEFMAQQSEFTSIKDRADFTALDNSMPHYWARSNMTVPSDKALAFGYTFLGMRLDCAQCHKHPFDEWSQQDFKQFTEFFTRIKFGVPPDAQVLHEQTRNMLGVPVKLNTAALRRQSYLRIAAEGRPIPWREVYIEPAKGKEQIAKLLGGEELDISQMQDPREVLMAWMLKEPNHYFAKAFVNRIWAHYFNVGIINPPDDLNQANPPSNKALLDYLVAGFIESGYDMKWLHRTIANSRTYQLSWRPNPTNRKDTRNFSHAVLRRLPAEVAIDAIQQATAGEKKLQQHVSKMDGRKITQHPLSFQARSIDFSLLVFGKPLRTTNCDCERQDEPTLLQSLYVRNDAEMLSQLTRPDGWITEVKQKILDEAARKELVREAYLRTLSRLPEESELKDSLEYLQSTKTIQEGLQDLMWALLNTQEFITNH, from the coding sequence ATGCACGTTCGACGTCAGATCGTTTCTCTGTGGTTTCTGATGCTGCTCCTCTTTCCCCTGCAGGTTGGTGCAGCGGAAACGGAAGCACCGCTTGTAGCACAGACACCCGAAGCACTGGCCATTAAGGGGCTGCGAGGGTTTTATACCAATCTGCAGCAGAACAAAGACGGCACAGTCCGCCTGGTACGGCTGAGTAAGCCGCATGTCACCCCGGAAAAAGTCGCGCATCTCGCACAGTTTCATCAGCTGGATTACCTGGCACTGGTCTGTCCCCAGCTGGGGGATGAAGTGCTGCCCCATATCCAGAATCTGACCAACCTGGATACGCTGCTGCTCTCGGAATCAAGGGTCACGGATGCAGGTTTGAAGAACCTGAAGAAACTGAGTCGACTGGAACGACTCTATCTGGATCAAACGCAGATTACGGACGAGGGACTGCAACAACTCTCGCAACTGCAGCAGCTCAAAGTATTGTCACTGCGCAATACGAAGATCACCGATCAGGGGCTGGCACATCTCACAGGTCTCAAGCAGCTGGAAGTCCTGCTGCTCTCCGGAACGCAGGTCAGCGATGCCGGTTTCGCGTCACTCAGTGAATTGCAACAGTTGAAGACATTATATCTCGCGCGGACTCAGGTCACGGGAACGCGCCTGTCCGAACTGCAGTTACCCGCGCTGGAGCATCTCTGTCTCAATCGCTGCCCGCTGGTTCCCACAGCAGCTGACTCATTGGCGAAACTGACCAGTCTCAAGGGGCTGGAAGTCTATCATACGGGACTGAATTCTCAAGCTCTGTCAGTACTCAGAAAACAGCTCGCGAAGACAAATGTGTTTGCAGATGAGGAATCTGCCGCAGCGACTCTGGCGGCGCTGAATGATTTGCAGCAGCAGACGACCGTTGCGGAACAGCCGGTGCTGGCGCCGATTCGAGAACGGATCAAAGCGGGTGAGAAACTGGTCCCCGATTTTCAGCAGCATGTGATTCCGCTGCTGGGCCGACTGGGATGCAACAGTCGGAACTGTCACGGCTCGTTCCAGGGGCGGGGCGGATTTCAACTGTCGATGTTCGGCTATGACTTCAAGCTGGATCATGACAACCTGCTGGAACGGATTAACAAAGAGAAGCCCAAAGACAGCCTGGTTCTGAATAAGCCGACTTCGGAGGACGAACATGAAGGAGGCCTGCGACTGCCCCCCGGTGGTTGGGAACAACAGTTGTTGCACGACTGGATTGCAGCAGGCGCTGCTTCTGTCAGCGCGGACGGTCCCCGCTTCGTGCGACTGGATGTGACACCCCGGCAGATCGTCTTTAAGAAAAAGGGAGAGTCGGCGGCGTTGAAGGCGATCGCCGTCTGGTCGGATGGCACGCGCGAAGATGTGACTTGTCTGACCCGTTTTGAGTCCAAAGACGATAGTGTGGCTGAAGTGACGCCCGAAGGTCTGATTCAGGCGAAAGCGCCCGGCGATACGTACGTCATTTCCTATTACGATAACGGGATCTTTTCCACGCAGGTGCTGCAGCCGGTACGGGAATATCAGCCGGGCGAATATCCTGAAGTATCGACGCCGACCGTCGTCGACCGGCATGTGCTCGCCAAACTGCAGAAGCTGGGCATCCAGCCATCCGGGTTGTGTACGGATGAAGAATTTTTAAGACGTGTCAGCCTGGATATGACGGGGACGCTGCCGACGCCGGATGAGATACGCGATTTCCTCAAAGATCCTTCCACTGAGAAACGCAGCCAGAAGATTGAAGAACTGCTCGCGCGGCCCGGCTACGTGGCCTGGTGGAGCTTGAAGCTGTCTGACCTGACGGGGAGTAACGCCGGCTATCTGGGCGGAACTGAAATGGCGCAGCCGGTGGCCGGTCAGTGGAATGCCTGGATTCGCCGCCGGGTGGAAGACAATGTGGGTTGGGACAAGATTGTGGCGGGGATCATCCTGGGAACGAGTCGTCTGCCGGGACAGACTTTCGAAGAGTTTATGGCCCAGCAGAGCGAGTTCACCAGTATCAAGGACCGGGCCGACTTCACGGCGCTGGATAATTCGATGCCCCACTACTGGGCGCGTTCCAATATGACCGTTCCCTCCGACAAGGCACTCGCCTTTGGTTATACGTTTCTGGGAATGCGTCTCGATTGTGCCCAGTGTCACAAGCATCCCTTCGATGAATGGTCGCAGCAGGATTTCAAACAATTCACCGAGTTTTTCACGCGGATTAAATTCGGTGTGCCCCCTGATGCTCAGGTGCTGCATGAGCAGACGCGGAATATGCTGGGGGTCCCCGTGAAACTGAATACCGCGGCACTGCGCAGACAGAGTTATCTGCGGATCGCTGCCGAGGGACGTCCGATTCCCTGGCGTGAGGTTTACATTGAACCCGCGAAAGGGAAAGAGCAGATCGCCAAACTGCTGGGGGGCGAAGAGCTCGACATCAGTCAGATGCAGGATCCGCGAGAAGTCCTGATGGCGTGGATGCTCAAGGAGCCAAATCATTACTTCGCAAAAGCGTTTGTGAACCGGATCTGGGCGCATTACTTCAACGTGGGCATTATCAATCCGCCGGACGATCTGAATCAGGCAAACCCCCCGAGTAACAAGGCGTTGCTGGATTACCTGGTGGCGGGTTTCATCGAGAGTGGCTACGACATGAAGTGGCTGCATCGCACGATTGCCAACAGCCGGACCTATCAGCTCAGTTGGCGACCGAATCCGACCAATCGAAAAGATACGCGGAATTTCAGTCATGCTGTTTTGAGGAGACTGCCGGCGGAAGTGGCCATTGATGCCATTCAGCAGGCGACGGCAGGAGAAAAGAAACTACAGCAGCATGTCAGTAAAATGGACGGGCGCAAGATTACGCAGCATCCGCTTTCGTTTCAGGCACGGTCGATCGATTTTTCACTGCTGGTCTTCGGCAAACCGCTCAGGACAACCAACTGTGACTGTGAACGCCAGGATGAACCGACACTGCTCCAGTCTCTCTATGTACGCAACGATGCAGAGATGCTGAGCCAGCTGACCCGTCCGGACGGCTGGATTACCGAAGTGAAACAGAAAATATTGGATGAAGCGGCTCGAAAAGAGCTGGTCCGGGAAGCTTACCTGCGTACGCTCTCCCGTCTGCCGGAAGAATCAGAATTGAAAGACAGCCTGGAATATCTGCAATCGACGAAAACGATTCAGGAAGGTCTCCAGGACCTGATGTGGGCGCTGCTCAACACGCAGGAATTCATTACGAATCATTGA
- a CDS encoding 3-hydroxybutyrate dehydrogenase — protein sequence MTQARVALITGAASGIGAEIAQTLFRDGCDIVIADLHEPDFLADLKADGQRSLFVTTDLSQPAQCQSLVERISQEWGGVEILVNNAGFQHVSPLEDFPEAVWEKMLQVMLTAPFLLTKYVLPGMKQRQWGRIINMGSIHSQVASLNKAGYIAAKHGLVGLTKTTALEGGPFQITANVICPAYVRTPLVEQQIAAQAETLGISVAEVESEVFLKASATGRMIEPAEVASMVSYLCSDKAKSITGACWTIDGGWTAQ from the coding sequence ATGACACAAGCCAGAGTCGCTTTAATCACCGGCGCTGCCAGTGGCATCGGTGCCGAAATCGCCCAGACGCTGTTTCGCGATGGCTGTGATATTGTGATCGCCGATCTGCACGAGCCCGATTTTCTGGCAGATTTGAAAGCAGACGGACAACGGTCTCTGTTTGTCACTACCGATCTGTCACAGCCAGCACAGTGTCAGTCGTTGGTGGAACGGATCAGCCAGGAGTGGGGTGGCGTGGAGATCCTGGTCAACAATGCGGGCTTTCAGCACGTTTCACCCCTGGAGGACTTCCCGGAAGCGGTCTGGGAGAAAATGCTGCAGGTGATGCTGACCGCTCCCTTTCTGCTCACAAAATATGTCCTGCCTGGAATGAAACAGCGGCAGTGGGGACGCATCATTAATATGGGGTCGATTCATTCGCAGGTGGCCTCGCTCAATAAAGCTGGCTACATTGCCGCCAAGCATGGACTGGTCGGCCTGACAAAAACCACGGCCCTGGAAGGGGGCCCCTTTCAGATCACCGCCAACGTGATCTGTCCCGCCTACGTCCGTACGCCCCTGGTCGAACAGCAGATCGCTGCCCAGGCGGAGACGCTGGGGATCAGTGTCGCAGAGGTGGAGAGCGAGGTTTTCCTGAAAGCATCAGCGACCGGGCGGATGATCGAGCCCGCGGAAGTCGCCTCTATGGTGAGTTATCTCTGTTCGGACAAAGCGAAATCGATTACCGGTGCCTGCTGGACTATTGATGGCGGCTGGACGGCTCAATAA
- a CDS encoding 3-hydroxyacyl-CoA dehydrogenase family protein, producing the protein MQEIGILGAGLIGASWASFFAAQGMKVRIYDVNEDVKYQALSVAESNLERLVKLQLLSGEAAGAGLQNLQLADSMKELLTDVEFVQESVIEDYAIKADVYRQFEQFAPESAILASSSSGLLMTRMQSVLQHPGRALIAHPFNPPHLIPLVELVPGEQTSTETVECVRDFFQQLGKYPVVLNKEVPGHIANRLAAAIWRESLALLDEGVASVEDIDAALCQGPGLRWALMGQHLIYELGGGTGGYQKFFDTIGASFEAYWEDMQTWTRIPESAKQKAVAGTQKYLEQQSRAEWGAWRDEKLARIQQILKEE; encoded by the coding sequence ATGCAGGAAATCGGGATACTGGGAGCAGGATTGATCGGAGCGAGCTGGGCCTCTTTTTTCGCAGCTCAGGGAATGAAAGTCCGCATCTATGACGTGAACGAGGATGTCAAATATCAGGCGTTGAGCGTCGCGGAGAGCAACCTGGAGCGACTGGTAAAACTGCAGTTGCTCAGTGGAGAAGCTGCGGGAGCCGGCTTACAGAATCTGCAGCTAGCCGATTCCATGAAGGAACTGTTGACCGATGTTGAGTTCGTGCAGGAATCCGTGATTGAAGATTACGCGATCAAGGCTGATGTCTATCGGCAGTTCGAGCAGTTTGCCCCGGAGTCCGCGATCCTGGCCAGCAGTTCTTCGGGACTGCTCATGACGCGGATGCAGTCGGTGCTGCAGCATCCCGGACGGGCGCTGATCGCGCATCCCTTCAATCCGCCGCACCTGATTCCACTGGTGGAGCTGGTTCCCGGCGAACAGACATCGACTGAGACCGTCGAGTGTGTGCGAGACTTTTTTCAACAACTGGGCAAGTATCCCGTGGTCCTCAACAAAGAAGTACCGGGACACATTGCGAACCGTCTTGCTGCGGCGATCTGGCGTGAGTCGCTGGCGCTGCTGGATGAAGGAGTCGCCAGCGTAGAGGACATTGACGCGGCCCTCTGTCAGGGACCGGGCCTGCGCTGGGCGCTGATGGGGCAGCACCTGATTTACGAACTGGGGGGCGGTACGGGCGGCTATCAGAAGTTCTTCGATACGATCGGGGCCTCCTTTGAAGCCTACTGGGAAGATATGCAGACCTGGACCCGGATTCCCGAGTCAGCGAAACAGAAAGCGGTTGCGGGAACTCAAAAGTACCTGGAGCAGCAGAGCCGGGCCGAATGGGGAGCCTGGCGCGATGAGAAGCTGGCACGAATCCAGCAGATTCTGAAAGAGGAATAA